A single window of Halobacillus naozhouensis DNA harbors:
- a CDS encoding MFS transporter, with amino-acid sequence MGDRFSQVAVLALLLELTGSGLAVGILMGMRVLPYLILSPVAGKFADIWDRRKMMMVTDIARVPFAFSFLFVQSQDDLWILYSSMFVLACGEAIYQPVRKSSIGVLVEEQHYAKVNGFEQVVIGIVLIIGSITGGLVAFLIGKDVAFILNGCTFMAAASLIYPLKFKRQKSQQSPAIPVQKPRAKLDPMVLFIVVILGVSAGLDGLFNILISYYGAETFNLGELGIGLLYGALGIGLVMSFFISKQVKGKMLLIGIITIGMEGVLQMLASQASVIWAAALAFTGISLFGGVGAACFDTLVMARTPKSDQGRVFGFIESLTNVVIGLAMFGSGWLLDSFAARQVGFIGGIAAIGSMVLFIVLYSFYFHKIIENSRKMVKKYEKRSIKHTEE; translated from the coding sequence GTGGGGGATCGGTTCAGCCAGGTGGCTGTATTAGCTTTATTGCTGGAATTAACAGGGTCTGGTTTAGCGGTAGGTATTTTAATGGGGATGCGTGTTTTGCCTTACTTGATTTTGTCTCCTGTTGCAGGAAAATTCGCAGATATTTGGGATCGCCGCAAGATGATGATGGTGACAGATATAGCCAGAGTCCCTTTTGCCTTTTCGTTCCTCTTCGTTCAATCGCAAGATGATCTCTGGATTCTCTATAGCAGTATGTTTGTCTTAGCTTGCGGAGAAGCCATTTATCAACCGGTTAGAAAAAGCAGTATTGGTGTGTTGGTCGAAGAGCAGCATTACGCCAAAGTAAATGGATTCGAACAAGTGGTCATCGGGATTGTGCTTATTATCGGTTCAATTACAGGCGGACTGGTTGCTTTTTTAATCGGAAAAGATGTGGCGTTTATCCTTAATGGATGTACGTTCATGGCCGCCGCGTCTCTCATTTATCCTCTTAAGTTTAAACGGCAGAAGTCGCAACAGTCACCGGCAATACCCGTTCAAAAGCCCCGAGCCAAACTGGATCCTATGGTTCTATTCATCGTGGTCATCCTGGGGGTTAGTGCTGGATTGGATGGTTTATTTAACATACTGATCAGTTACTACGGAGCAGAAACGTTCAATTTGGGTGAGTTAGGAATCGGTCTGCTTTATGGAGCATTAGGAATAGGCCTGGTGATGAGTTTCTTTATTTCTAAGCAAGTGAAAGGGAAAATGCTCCTCATCGGAATCATTACAATTGGAATGGAAGGAGTATTACAAATGTTGGCCAGTCAAGCTTCTGTAATATGGGCGGCTGCTCTAGCTTTTACAGGGATTTCACTTTTTGGCGGGGTAGGAGCTGCATGCTTTGATACTTTGGTGATGGCCCGGACGCCGAAATCCGATCAAGGAAGAGTATTCGGGTTCATCGAGTCGTTAACGAATGTCGTGATTGGACTGGCGATGTTTGGGTCCGGATGGCTTCTCGATTCGTTTGCTGCTAGGCAGGTGGGGTTTATCGGCGGAATCGCTGCTATTGGGTCAATGGTTTTATTTATAGTCTTATATAGTTTTTATTTTCACAAAATTATAGAAAATTCTCGAAAAATGGTAAAAAAATATGAAAAAAGGTCGATAAAACATACAGAAGAGTAA
- a CDS encoding methyl-accepting chemotaxis protein has translation MKLLKKSYGFFTKRIQRQILFPFLFLILLTGFVVAGTSYWFSLNNMKETMTKNVEQQMTMMSDSFDTLFDSISHNVNRYAEDNQLANPQEMSEDILASFASTKEANPYILNIYMGDKDTKDMFIFPETELGSDYDPTTRPWFTKSVEQTGEVIWTEPYTDAATGDTIVSAARAIEQNGSVTGVFSIDFTVNTLFNMIEKVEVGQTGDAMLLSETGIYLAHPNEEMIGKTAEKAPFYDTLMSSEAGSYEYSKGGKQKIIAFATNPKTGWKMAGTVNVSDFVAQANTIILPIVIVLAIVILISLGIAVLVTRYLTKPIKHLQKLMNKAGQGDFAIAVKIVRNDEIGELSEDFERMMASIRELIANVKSSSNLVSSSAENVVANAEQNAAASNEISRAIQDIASGAQSQAEYMESSVNSSQTLASTINDVVTQSERIKTQSDELLDRSEEAKSIVEKLRSHSNQTTNMTTEMKESIHELQDSSENINQVVSTISGIAGQTNLLALNAAIEAARAGEAGKGFAVVAEEVRKLAEQSESALTDVAKMIHHMQTRTAAIVELIEQTGDVVVEQEQSVNATEQSFEGVFANISDNVQSINQIISSMKQMDKEKNQLVATIDEISSVTEETAAGAEQVSASIQESNSAMEQLNHLAEELENVASSMNDSLQNFKLDKDHGAEGEVVPLEKDNKWGQKAG, from the coding sequence GTGAAGCTATTAAAAAAAAGTTATGGATTTTTTACGAAGAGAATCCAACGACAGATTCTTTTTCCATTTTTATTTTTAATTTTATTAACAGGATTTGTAGTAGCTGGAACGAGTTATTGGTTTAGTTTGAACAACATGAAGGAAACGATGACGAAGAACGTCGAACAACAAATGACTATGATGAGTGATTCATTTGATACCTTGTTTGACAGCATCAGTCACAACGTGAATCGTTATGCAGAAGATAATCAGCTAGCGAATCCACAGGAAATGAGCGAGGACATTCTTGCGAGTTTTGCAAGTACCAAAGAAGCTAACCCATACATTTTAAATATTTATATGGGCGACAAGGATACGAAGGATATGTTTATCTTTCCCGAAACCGAGCTAGGCTCAGACTATGATCCGACAACGCGCCCCTGGTTTACAAAGTCGGTAGAGCAGACAGGTGAAGTCATCTGGACAGAGCCCTACACAGATGCTGCGACAGGCGATACGATCGTAAGTGCTGCCCGGGCAATCGAACAAAATGGCAGTGTTACCGGAGTTTTTTCGATCGATTTTACGGTGAATACGTTATTTAACATGATCGAGAAAGTAGAGGTGGGGCAGACAGGTGACGCGATGTTACTTAGTGAAACAGGGATTTATCTGGCGCATCCAAACGAAGAGATGATCGGTAAAACGGCTGAGAAAGCACCTTTTTATGACACATTAATGTCAAGTGAAGCGGGGTCTTATGAGTACAGTAAAGGTGGAAAACAGAAAATTATTGCCTTTGCCACCAATCCTAAAACAGGATGGAAAATGGCCGGGACGGTGAATGTATCAGACTTTGTGGCCCAGGCCAACACGATTATTTTACCGATCGTGATTGTGCTCGCGATTGTGATTTTAATTTCCCTGGGGATAGCCGTATTAGTGACGCGTTATCTTACCAAACCGATCAAGCACTTGCAGAAATTAATGAATAAAGCCGGGCAAGGGGATTTTGCCATTGCGGTAAAAATTGTTCGAAATGATGAAATTGGTGAACTGTCAGAGGATTTTGAGAGAATGATGGCATCGATTCGTGAACTGATTGCAAACGTGAAATCGTCTTCTAATCTTGTAAGCAGTTCTGCTGAAAATGTAGTCGCCAATGCCGAGCAGAACGCAGCTGCTTCGAACGAGATTTCCCGGGCAATACAAGATATCGCAAGTGGAGCTCAGTCTCAGGCGGAGTACATGGAAAGCAGTGTCAATTCATCCCAAACACTCGCTTCAACCATTAACGATGTCGTCACTCAAAGTGAACGAATTAAAACGCAGTCTGATGAGTTGCTCGATCGCTCTGAAGAAGCGAAATCGATCGTTGAGAAGCTGCGCAGCCACTCTAATCAAACGACAAACATGACAACTGAAATGAAAGAATCGATTCATGAATTACAAGATAGTTCAGAAAATATTAATCAGGTCGTAAGCACGATTTCTGGGATTGCCGGGCAGACGAATTTGCTGGCCCTAAATGCCGCTATTGAAGCAGCCAGAGCCGGAGAAGCCGGAAAAGGATTTGCTGTCGTAGCTGAAGAAGTGAGGAAGCTGGCTGAACAGTCGGAATCAGCTCTGACCGATGTTGCGAAAATGATCCATCATATGCAAACCCGAACAGCAGCGATCGTAGAGTTGATCGAACAAACTGGGGATGTCGTGGTAGAGCAAGAGCAATCTGTGAATGCGACCGAGCAATCCTTCGAAGGCGTGTTTGCGAATATTTCTGATAACGTTCAGTCCATTAACCAGATTATTTCTTCCATGAAGCAAATGGATAAGGAGAAGAATCAACTTGTGGCGACGATTGATGAGATTAGTTCTGTAACGGAAGAAACAGCGGCAGGGGCAGAGCAAGTGTCAGCCTCCATTCAGGAAAGCAATTCTGCGATGGAACAGCTCAACCACTTGGCTGAGGAACTGGAGAATGTCGCCTCATCAATGAACGATTCCTTGCAGAATTTCAAGTTAGATAAGGACCATGGCGCAGAAGGGGAAGTTGTACCATTAGAGAAAGATAACAAGTGGGGCCAAAAAGCAGGATAA
- the fdhF gene encoding formate dehydrogenase subunit alpha, whose product MLERDHTVVTINEKEYLADPGQNLVELLNTTDENVPQICYNESLGPIETCDTCIVQVNGELVRACGTKVEAGMKVQTKLPHVHKAQKESLDRILENHELYCTVCDYNNGSCEIHNTMAEFGLEHQSRPFEPKPYNRDESGSFYRYDPDQCILCGRCVEVCQDIEVNETLTIDWERQEPRVIWDNDVPIDQSSCVNCGQCATVCPCNAIMEKGMEGEAGFLTDQQPGILRSMIELTKKAETGYGPLFAVSDTEAEMREERIKKTKTVCTYCGVGCSFDVWTKDRKVLKVEPSAESPANGISTCVKGKFGWDYVNSEDRLTKPLIRRGDSFEEVEWNEAIAYVAERIKEIKAEKGADDLGFISSSKATNEESYLMQKLSRQVIGTNNVDNCSRYCQSPATKGLFRTVGHGGDSGSIDDIAKADLVITIGSNTAESHPVLASRIKRSQKLFGQKLYVFDLRKYEMATRADRFYQPNSGTDLVWLSAITKYILDQGLEDKTFLDEWVNGFDEYRESLEPFTMDYASDLTGIPKEELMEVAEEIASSERVAICWAMGVTQHTRGSDTSTAISNLLLVTGNYMKPGCGAYPLRGHNNVQGCSDFGSMPNFFPGYEKTEDDEVRKRYEQAWGVDLPKEPGKDNHQMIEAIHDDNLSAMYVMGEDTGIVDANINYVTAAFEKLDLFIVQDLFLTKTAEYADVVLPASPSLEKEGTFTNTERRIQRLYKSLDPLPGSKPDWEILQLIAKELGHDWGYEHPGEIMEEAASLTPLFAGVSYERLEGYKSLQWPVAEDGTDEPLLFLDGFPFDDKKAKLFPLDYELEYKTTEKYDLHVNNGRILEHFHEGNMTYKSEGITRKTPSAWIEVSEKLAKERDLNEGATVKLYSDAGEAEGVVTITDRVRGKELYIPLNDNGKSAINFLTDNSVDKDSNTPAYKEIAVYMEVVKKEGKSPIPPNNHRRGNPVPQISVQVQKKWERNDYEFPGNQVNKNG is encoded by the coding sequence TTGTTAGAACGTGACCATACAGTAGTAACAATTAATGAAAAGGAATATTTAGCAGATCCAGGTCAAAACCTTGTGGAACTGCTTAACACAACGGATGAGAATGTACCGCAGATTTGTTACAACGAGTCACTAGGGCCAATTGAGACATGCGATACTTGCATTGTTCAAGTTAATGGAGAGCTGGTGCGAGCTTGTGGAACGAAAGTAGAAGCGGGGATGAAGGTTCAAACGAAACTGCCTCATGTACATAAAGCACAGAAAGAGTCGTTGGACCGTATCTTAGAAAATCATGAGCTTTACTGCACGGTATGTGATTACAATAACGGTTCATGTGAAATCCATAATACGATGGCGGAATTTGGCCTCGAGCACCAGTCCAGACCATTTGAACCCAAGCCGTACAATCGCGATGAATCCGGTTCCTTTTATCGGTATGATCCGGATCAATGTATACTTTGCGGGCGTTGTGTGGAAGTATGTCAGGATATCGAAGTTAACGAGACCCTGACAATTGATTGGGAACGCCAGGAGCCGCGCGTTATTTGGGATAATGATGTGCCGATTGATCAATCCTCCTGTGTCAATTGCGGTCAGTGTGCCACGGTCTGTCCTTGTAATGCCATTATGGAAAAAGGAATGGAAGGGGAGGCCGGATTTCTTACGGACCAGCAGCCAGGGATTTTAAGGTCGATGATCGAATTAACGAAGAAAGCTGAAACAGGTTATGGCCCCCTTTTTGCCGTATCAGATACGGAAGCGGAAATGCGTGAAGAGCGGATTAAGAAGACGAAAACGGTTTGTACCTATTGTGGTGTCGGATGTTCGTTTGATGTGTGGACAAAGGATCGGAAAGTTCTTAAAGTCGAACCGAGTGCCGAATCTCCAGCCAATGGGATTTCCACGTGTGTGAAAGGGAAGTTTGGCTGGGATTACGTCAATAGTGAAGATCGCTTAACGAAACCGTTGATCCGCAGAGGTGATTCGTTTGAAGAGGTCGAATGGAATGAGGCCATTGCTTATGTCGCTGAACGAATCAAAGAAATTAAAGCAGAAAAAGGTGCAGATGATTTAGGATTTATCTCTTCTTCTAAAGCCACGAATGAAGAGTCTTACCTTATGCAGAAACTGTCCCGGCAAGTCATTGGGACGAATAACGTGGACAATTGTTCCCGTTATTGTCAATCTCCAGCCACTAAAGGATTATTCAGAACGGTAGGACATGGAGGAGATTCCGGTTCGATCGACGATATCGCCAAAGCAGACCTCGTCATCACGATCGGTTCCAATACGGCGGAGTCACACCCTGTGCTGGCTTCCAGAATCAAACGGTCTCAAAAGCTGTTTGGCCAGAAACTCTATGTCTTTGACCTAAGAAAATATGAAATGGCTACAAGAGCTGATCGCTTTTATCAGCCAAATTCCGGAACAGATTTAGTGTGGCTGTCGGCGATAACGAAGTATATTTTAGATCAGGGATTAGAAGATAAAACATTCCTAGACGAATGGGTCAATGGTTTTGATGAATACAGAGAAAGCCTGGAACCATTTACGATGGACTATGCCTCGGATTTAACGGGCATCCCGAAAGAGGAACTTATGGAAGTAGCCGAAGAAATAGCTTCATCCGAACGTGTAGCCATTTGCTGGGCAATGGGAGTGACGCAGCATACCCGTGGAAGTGATACGAGTACCGCGATTTCAAACTTGCTGCTGGTTACGGGTAACTATATGAAGCCGGGCTGCGGTGCATATCCACTAAGAGGCCATAATAATGTTCAAGGCTGCAGTGACTTTGGCAGCATGCCGAACTTCTTCCCAGGTTATGAGAAAACAGAAGACGACGAGGTTCGCAAGCGTTATGAACAAGCGTGGGGTGTCGACCTTCCAAAAGAACCGGGAAAAGATAATCACCAGATGATTGAAGCGATCCATGATGACAATCTTAGTGCCATGTATGTAATGGGTGAGGACACAGGAATAGTAGATGCTAATATTAACTATGTAACCGCCGCCTTTGAAAAACTCGATCTCTTTATTGTCCAGGATCTGTTTTTAACCAAAACAGCTGAGTATGCAGATGTGGTGTTACCTGCGTCACCGAGCCTCGAGAAAGAGGGCACCTTTACGAATACAGAACGCCGTATCCAGCGGTTATACAAATCCCTGGACCCTCTCCCTGGATCTAAACCAGATTGGGAGATTCTCCAGCTGATTGCGAAAGAGCTTGGGCATGACTGGGGCTATGAGCATCCTGGTGAGATAATGGAGGAAGCGGCCAGCCTGACTCCACTGTTTGCCGGCGTATCGTATGAACGATTAGAAGGGTATAAATCCTTGCAATGGCCAGTTGCTGAAGATGGAACAGATGAGCCGCTTCTGTTTCTGGATGGGTTCCCTTTTGACGATAAAAAAGCGAAGTTGTTCCCGCTGGATTATGAACTGGAATACAAGACGACAGAAAAATATGATTTACACGTAAATAACGGTCGTATCCTTGAACATTTCCATGAAGGGAATATGACTTATAAGTCTGAAGGGATTACGAGGAAAACACCAAGTGCCTGGATCGAGGTTTCAGAAAAACTAGCGAAAGAACGCGACCTGAACGAGGGTGCAACTGTGAAGTTATACTCTGATGCTGGGGAAGCTGAGGGTGTTGTGACCATTACAGATCGAGTCAGAGGCAAGGAACTGTACATTCCGTTAAATGATAATGGAAAATCAGCGATTAATTTCTTGACAGATAACAGCGTAGATAAGGATAGTAATACGCCGGCCTACAAAGAAATAGCGGTTTACATGGAAGTCGTGAAGAAAGAAGGAAAGTCACCGATCCCTCCTAATAACCATCGAAGAGGAAATCCTGTTCCCCAAATCAGTGTGCAAGTTCAGAAGAAGTGGGAGCGTAATGATTATGAATTCCCAGGAAATCAGGTGAATAAGAATGGCTAA